The genomic stretch TGTGGTTTTTGAGCAGGGCAATTTGTCCTGAAGTGTGGTTGCTGACGCCAAAGTGCCGTACTTTACCGTCGGTATAGAGTTTTTCAAAGGCACGCGCCACCTCTTCTGGTTCCACCAACGGATCTGGACGATGGAGTAACAAAAGGTCTAAATAATCTGTTTTTAGTCTGTTAAGACTTCCTTCTACCGATTGAATGATGTGGTCATAACTAAAATCGTAACGTTGCGGATCCGATGCATAGGGTTGCCCCGCAAACCGTATCCCGCACTTGGATTGCAGAACGATCCGCTCCCGTAAGCCTGGATGTTGTTGAAGAAAATCACCAAAAACCAATTCTGACTTACCAAGGGTATAAATATCAGCATGGTCAAAAAAATTAAACCCATACTCGATTGCAGTGTGTATTGCGGTAAAGGCGCGTTCCCGAATCTCAGACGAGACGAGGGCGTCGTTCCAAAGTCCGCCAAGGTTCATGCACCCAAAGCCAATTCGAGAAACTTGTAAGTCCGTTTGAGGAATAAAATAAGTATTCATGTGTTTATCTATTATAGAGATAGGGCGTTTATGCATGTCAAGACCCAGGTTTTATCTCCAGCACTTTCAAAGAGAGTCATGCGTTATGGCATGCAACGAATAATTATTGTTTGCCATAGGAAGGCGAAGCCTATCAAATATTATGGGCTTGGATGGTTAAGCAATGCGACATAAGATACAGCCTATGAACGTTGTGAACCAATTGTAACCGCTATCAAACTGGTGTTCCGGCCCCAGCCTCATGTTGAAAATACCTGAAAGGGGTACTAGGCTAAAAGGCGATCACGGTGTTACAGGCGCTATGTTTGGCGAGGCACTGCAAAAAGGGGAAAAAAGTTGGGTTATAAAAACATCATCCGTCCTGGTTGAATGGGCGCTGGATAGCCGTATTTTAGGGACAGCGTTAGAAAAACCGTGCTCACCCCCAAATATGCAAGTAGATTATCCTTTTTTAACCACAAATCCCGTCAACCAAAATGAAAGAAAAAAGGGCAAAACAAATCGCTTTAAGGGGGCTTCTTATATATAAATCTTTCACGGCCCTTGTATTATTCATGGTGTTGTTCTTAACAAGCTCGGCGTCACTGGATATCCGCCCACCGCTCCCGATGAAAAATGGGAAGCCAGACCTAAGCAAGATATATGGTAAAATCAAATTGGTGGATCACTTTCCGGACTATAAAGTGCAGGTAGTGTCTCATTTTGCCGACTTGCATGTGCAAGTGGTAGAGCATTTTCCAGATCGTCCGGGTAAATGGAAAATGGTAGAACACTTTCCGGATTTCAAAATCAAGTTAGTAGAACACTTTCCGGATTTCAAAATCAAATACGTCCAGCACTTTCCCGGCGTACAATAAAATGGGGTTAGCGTGGCTACCTGCCTTACCAACCAACAGTGGCAAGACCACTTTTTCCAACCGCGCCCATGCCTATCGGGACTTGCTGCGTGAGGCAATGAAAGGAGCCTCCCCCAACAATCAGATCGTTGTAGGGCACCACCACCACAGGCCGATCGGGGAAACAAGTTTGCAGGGTGTGCTTGGCAAGGACATCTTTAGGGGTGCCATAGCCCGGCATCACAATGGCTGCATTTCCTATGTAAAAATTGGCATAGGAAGCAGCCATTCGTTCTGAGCCTTCAAAAACCGGATCGGGCATCACCAATTCAATAATCTGCAAAGGATTTCCGGTTAAATCCGTCATGTGTTTTAGGCGTTCTAAATTGTCTTTCAAGACGTCGTGGTTTACGTCTTGCGGGTCTGGTTCAACAACCGTTAAGACCGTATTGTCGTTTACGAAGCGTGCAAGGTTGTCTATGTGCCCGTCGGTTTCGTCATTATGGAGGCCCTTGCCCAGCCAAAGTACTTTTCGTATGCCC from Bacteroidetes Order II. bacterium encodes the following:
- a CDS encoding aldo/keto reductase produces the protein MNTYFIPQTDLQVSRIGFGCMNLGGLWNDALVSSEIRERAFTAIHTAIEYGFNFFDHADIYTLGKSELVFGDFLQQHPGLRERIVLQSKCGIRFAGQPYASDPQRYDFSYDHIIQSVEGSLNRLKTDYLDLLLLHRPDPLVEPEEVARAFEKLYTDGKVRHFGVSNHTSGQIALLKNHITQPLVVNQVQLGLAHPHLIAEGVWFNRNDGVYSLTSNTLDYCRLHQLQVQAWAPLAGGRLLDTTGQADPAAKLTAALIWEMAEHHQTTPEAVALAWLLCHPAKILPIIGTLNPKRIRAVAAADLVKLSREAWYRLFIVSQGMPLP